In Mercenaria mercenaria strain notata chromosome 15, MADL_Memer_1, whole genome shotgun sequence, a single genomic region encodes these proteins:
- the LOC123545716 gene encoding ADP-ribosylation factor-like protein 3, whose protein sequence is MGLLALLRKLKSSGGKELRILLLGLDNSGKTTLLKSLASEDISHITPTQGFNIKTVQSEGFRLNVWDIGGQRKIRPYWKNYFENTDVLIYVIDSSDRKRMEETGEELNELLDEDKLCGVPLLVYANKQDLDFAASAADISDSLGLSSISDRVWQIQACSALKAEGVKEGMQWAMKQIDSKSSKGKKK, encoded by the exons GGACTCTTGGCATTACTACGGAAGCTTAAATCAAGTGGTGGAAAAGAGTTGCGTATATTATTGCTTGGTTTAGACAATTCTGGTAAAACTACATTACTAAAGAGTTTAGCATCAGAAGACATTTCACATATCACTCCAACACAG ggATTTAACATCAAAACAGTGCAGTCAGAAGGATTTCGTCTCAATGTTTGGGATATAGGAGGCCAGAGAAAAATTCGACCATACTGgaaaaattactttgaaaatacAGATGTGTTg ATATATGTAATAGACAGCTCCGATAGAAAAAGAATGGAAGAAACCGGAGAG GAATTAAATGAATTGTTAGATGAAGACAAGTTGTGTGGTGTACCTCTGTTAGTCTATGCCAACAAGCAAGATTTAGATTTTGCTGCATCTGCAGCGGACATATCAGATTCCCTGGGTTTATCTTCTATATCAGATCGTGTTTGGCAAATACAGGCTTGTAGTGCACTTAAAGCTGAAGGAGTTAAA gAAGGTATGCAATGGGCAATGAAACAGATAGACAGTAAAAGTAGCAAAGGCAAGAAGAAATGA